Proteins from a genomic interval of Verrucomicrobiota bacterium:
- a CDS encoding sigma-70 family RNA polymerase sigma factor produces MNSTAAIFATTHWSVVLAAGQCTDAQASEALEQLCRTYWHPLYAFVRRRGFDLEEAQDLTQEFFFRLLQKNRLSFADPRRGRFRSFLLSSINHFLANEWDRAHAVKRGGRVTFLPLGDDSVEQRCMEGGLSQSSPEQVYEHCWALALLEKVLGRLRAEAVAAGRAKQFDELKVFLTGEQDSGYAELARKLDTTEGALKMAVKRLRTRYGQLLREEIAHTVADPKEAEDELRHLCAVLSG; encoded by the coding sequence ATGAACTCCACCGCGGCCATTTTCGCCACCACCCACTGGAGTGTGGTGCTGGCGGCAGGCCAATGCACCGATGCGCAAGCGTCGGAAGCCTTGGAGCAGTTGTGCCGCACCTATTGGCATCCGCTCTACGCCTTCGTCCGGCGGCGCGGCTTTGACCTGGAGGAAGCCCAGGATCTCACCCAGGAGTTTTTTTTCCGTTTGCTGCAAAAGAACCGGCTTTCCTTCGCCGATCCACGCCGCGGGCGATTCCGCTCTTTCCTGTTGAGTTCCATCAACCACTTTCTGGCCAACGAATGGGACCGGGCGCACGCCGTGAAGCGAGGCGGTCGCGTGACTTTCCTGCCGCTGGGGGACGATTCCGTCGAACAACGATGTATGGAGGGGGGATTGTCACAATCTTCGCCGGAACAAGTCTATGAACATTGTTGGGCGCTCGCCCTGTTGGAAAAAGTGCTCGGGCGTTTGCGCGCGGAAGCGGTGGCCGCCGGGCGAGCAAAGCAGTTCGACGAACTGAAGGTCTTTTTGACCGGAGAGCAAGACTCAGGCTACGCGGAGCTGGCGCGGAAGCTGGACACAACTGAAGGGGCTTTGAAAATGGCGGTGAAAAGGTTGCGCACCCGCTATGGCCAACTGCTGCGGGAAGAGATTGCGCATACCGTTGCTGATCCCAAGGAAGCCGAGGACGAGTTGCGTCACCTGTGCGCAGTTCTGAGTGGGTGA
- a CDS encoding serine/threonine protein kinase encodes MNATRICSRCKSELPSHAPEGLCPRCLLKAGAAEWGLAFGGGGEPGAGFGGQRFGNFELLEKIGEGGMGVVYRARQVNLDRIVAVKLLPSGPLSREDAVGRFRAEANAVAALQHPHIVALHEVGEHEGRPYFSMDLIEGQTLAELARDAPLPARRAAGYLKPVAEAIQYAHDHNIVHRDLKPSNIIVDELDQPHITDFGLAKRLTLDSSLATGHSSLTLTGQVLGSPSFISPEQAGGRSRDVGPASDIYSLGALLYHLLTRQPPFQADTLTTLLKQVVEVEPLMPRLLNPSIPEELETICLKCLEKEPGRRYPTAQALADDLGRFLAGEPILARPVNLLGKTWKWCRRRPAFASLAAALVLTFLLGVTGILWQLKRARAGEMLALRHAYAGDMTIAQQALKEGSLGRAIELLNKYLPAGKAESRKRKSEMDLRGWEWRYLWGLCREDAHFKLTQHSNALVNVAFSPNGKLLAVRHRSGIIDLWDWTARRKTGQLFNQGARNAMAFSPQGDFIVSGDSDTNGNHSINIWDVANQRLVSSIPQPRMVTALALSPDGTLLAVYYADPKCRILRLPSGDIVKNLPASEFINGDTRVPLFSPDGATLVLGEWGGTIRLMNWRTGQERKIPPPSPDSECVTALAFSPDGRILASGYGYSDGIIRLWDVASLDPLGRLEGHRGWVSKLVFSPDGRTLFSASDDETVRAWAIQQKRETRRFQGHTSGLRGLAASPDGRTLVSCDSDGSVRVWDAFGKPRPPAHQKLPFPVVNCGVPFTADSRRLFTASLTNPVTVWDVATASEVQRISALGTNNFSLALSPDERLLVIGGYDGMIKVWDLKNKRLVKQFRPHQIPIYGVLFFDQGKTLVSFAMLTHRKVEVIRWDVASWQSVPFGPIDVDWAYGLAQSPDRRLLAVSYTGKPPLKLWDWTSGELKRVLVSDTGGSFAPVFSTNGRLLAAPVRGEARVWDASSWREVATLSVHANSVVSVAFSPDGKRLVTGGSIGGQLQPALQVWDYVGQRELIGLDAVGNWTMWTRFSPDGNTLAALSWDGVADLWHAPSWEEIEAAEKDGNHQRDSGAEVK; translated from the coding sequence ATGAACGCCACGCGTATTTGCAGCCGATGCAAAAGCGAGCTGCCCAGCCATGCGCCGGAGGGCCTCTGCCCCAGGTGCCTGCTGAAGGCTGGCGCGGCCGAGTGGGGCTTGGCGTTCGGCGGAGGCGGAGAACCGGGGGCCGGCTTCGGCGGACAGAGGTTTGGGAATTTCGAACTGTTGGAGAAGATCGGGGAAGGCGGAATGGGGGTGGTTTACCGGGCGCGCCAAGTCAACCTGGACCGTATTGTGGCAGTGAAACTCCTGCCGTCGGGCCCGTTGAGCCGCGAGGACGCGGTCGGGCGGTTCCGGGCTGAAGCAAACGCGGTTGCCGCTTTGCAGCATCCGCATATTGTCGCCCTTCACGAGGTGGGGGAACACGAAGGTCGCCCCTATTTCTCGATGGACCTGATCGAGGGGCAGACGCTCGCTGAACTGGCACGCGATGCCCCGCTCCCGGCTCGACGCGCCGCCGGCTACCTGAAACCGGTGGCCGAAGCCATCCAATACGCCCACGACCACAACATCGTTCATCGCGACCTCAAGCCCTCGAACATCATTGTGGATGAACTGGACCAACCCCACATCACCGACTTTGGTCTGGCCAAACGCCTGACTTTGGACTCGTCACTCGCCACTGGTCACTCGTCACTCACCCTGACCGGCCAGGTGCTGGGGTCGCCCAGTTTCATTTCGCCCGAGCAGGCCGGGGGCCGCTCGCGCGACGTTGGTCCCGCCAGTGACATCTATTCTCTTGGCGCCCTGCTGTATCACCTGCTCACCCGGCAGCCGCCGTTCCAGGCGGATACGCTCACCACGCTGTTGAAGCAGGTGGTTGAAGTCGAGCCGCTCATGCCGCGCTTGCTGAATCCCAGCATCCCGGAAGAATTGGAAACAATTTGTCTGAAGTGCCTCGAAAAAGAGCCCGGCCGTCGTTACCCGACCGCGCAGGCACTGGCGGACGACCTCGGCCGATTCCTGGCCGGCGAGCCGATCCTCGCCCGCCCGGTAAACTTGCTGGGCAAGACGTGGAAATGGTGCCGGCGCAGGCCGGCGTTCGCTAGCCTGGCGGCGGCCTTGGTTCTCACGTTTCTCCTGGGGGTGACCGGAATCCTCTGGCAGTTGAAAAGAGCCAGAGCCGGCGAGATGCTGGCCTTGCGCCACGCGTATGCGGGGGACATGACCATTGCGCAACAAGCATTGAAGGAGGGGAGTCTGGGGCGCGCGATCGAGTTGCTGAACAAGTATCTGCCCGCGGGAAAAGCAGAAAGTAGAAAGCGGAAATCCGAAATGGATTTGCGCGGCTGGGAATGGCGATATTTGTGGGGCCTGTGCCGCGAGGATGCGCACTTCAAACTCACTCAGCATTCAAACGCTTTGGTCAATGTGGCTTTTTCACCCAACGGCAAGCTGCTGGCGGTGCGGCACAGGAGCGGCATCATTGATCTGTGGGATTGGACTGCGCGGCGGAAAACCGGCCAACTGTTCAACCAAGGTGCGAGGAACGCGATGGCCTTTTCTCCACAGGGTGACTTCATTGTTTCAGGCGATAGCGATACCAACGGGAACCATTCGATCAACATTTGGGATGTTGCGAACCAACGACTCGTTTCCTCGATTCCCCAGCCCCGTATGGTCACCGCGCTCGCCCTTTCCCCGGACGGCACTTTGCTGGCGGTGTATTACGCCGATCCCAAGTGTCGGATTCTGCGCCTGCCCTCGGGCGACATTGTCAAGAACCTGCCAGCTTCAGAGTTTATAAACGGGGACACGCGCGTCCCGTTGTTCTCCCCGGACGGGGCCACGCTCGTGCTTGGGGAGTGGGGCGGAACGATTCGACTAATGAACTGGCGAACCGGCCAGGAGCGGAAAATACCGCCTCCCTCTCCCGACAGCGAGTGCGTGACGGCCCTGGCTTTTTCGCCCGACGGCCGGATTCTGGCTTCCGGCTACGGATATTCCGATGGCATTATTCGCCTTTGGGATGTCGCTTCCCTTGACCCTCTGGGCCGCCTGGAAGGTCATCGGGGCTGGGTTTCGAAACTGGTTTTTTCTCCCGATGGCCGGACGCTCTTCTCTGCCAGTGACGACGAAACGGTTCGGGCATGGGCCATTCAACAGAAGCGCGAGACACGCCGCTTTCAAGGCCACACCTCGGGACTGCGAGGATTGGCTGCCTCTCCCGACGGCCGAACCCTGGTGAGTTGCGATTCAGATGGCTCGGTACGGGTTTGGGACGCATTTGGCAAACCGCGGCCACCGGCGCATCAGAAGCTGCCATTCCCTGTGGTGAATTGCGGCGTTCCCTTCACGGCGGACAGCCGCCGCCTTTTCACCGCTTCGCTCACGAACCCAGTCACCGTCTGGGATGTCGCCACCGCGTCTGAGGTCCAACGCATCTCCGCCCTGGGCACCAATAATTTCAGCCTGGCGCTCTCGCCAGATGAGCGCCTGCTGGTCATCGGGGGTTATGATGGAATGATTAAGGTTTGGGACCTCAAGAACAAAAGACTGGTGAAGCAATTCCGACCGCATCAGATCCCCATCTATGGAGTCCTTTTCTTTGATCAAGGAAAGACGCTCGTGTCCTTTGCCATGCTCACGCACCGTAAGGTGGAGGTGATACGTTGGGACGTGGCCTCGTGGCAGAGCGTTCCTTTTGGTCCGATTGATGTGGATTGGGCTTATGGTCTCGCCCAGTCTCCCGACCGGCGCCTGCTGGCCGTGAGCTACACTGGCAAGCCGCCGCTCAAATTGTGGGACTGGACCTCAGGCGAGTTGAAGAGGGTGCTGGTTTCAGACACCGGCGGATCGTTTGCACCCGTCTTCTCCACGAATGGTCGCCTCCTGGCCGCCCCGGTACGTGGCGAGGCGCGGGTCTGGGACGCGTCTTCCTGGCGCGAAGTGGCTACTTTGTCGGTTCACGCGAATAGCGTCGTCTCAGTGGCATTCTCCCCCGACGGCAAACGGTTGGTGACCGGAGGATCTATCGGAGGACAACTGCAGCCGGCCCTCCAGGTTTGGGATTATGTCGGTCAACGAGAGCTGATCGGCCTGGACGCCGTCGGGAACTGGACTATGTGGACGCGTTTTTCTCCCGACGGGAATACGCTGGCGGCGCTGAGCTGGGACGGTGTCGCCGACCTCTGGCACGCACCCTCCTGGGAGGAAATCGAGGCGGCCGAAAAGGATGGCAACCATCAACGTGATTCCGGGGCTGAAGTGAAATGA